The Rosa rugosa chromosome 3, drRosRugo1.1, whole genome shotgun sequence sequence TATCTGTTGTGCCCCCTGAGACAGCACCCAACTGGTCTAGTTCAAACCAACATTTAGATGCTGTTGTATGGCCTGGAGGGAAAACAGATAAGCCCCGAGGGTGGGTTTTTCCAAACAATGGGAAGCAGTTAATAATTGGAGTACCAGATAGAGTAAGCTATCGCGACTTTGTGTCACGACAAAATGGTACAGATATAGCTAAAGGATACTGCATTGACATTTTCCGTGCAGCCATAAAGTTGCTTCCCTATGCAGTTCCACATAGGTTTGAGCTGTTTGGTGATGGCCACAAGAACCCAAGCTACTACGATCTTGTTAGCAATATCGCTTCAGGTGTAAGTAAAACAAACTGCTTACTTTGTTACAGCAATATACAAAGGATAAAAAATTAtgattaatttttcatttcttctgtAGAAGTTTGATGCTGCTGTTGGTGACATTGCAATAGTTGCAAACAGAACAAAGATTGTGGATTTCACTCAGCCATATATAGAGTCAGGGCTAGTAGTGGTGGCACCAGTTAGGGGTTCAGATGCAAGAGCTTGGGCATTCTTGAAGCCGTTTTCTCCATTGATGTGGGGTGTCACAGCAGCTTTCTTCCTAATTGTTGGATCAGTCCTGTGGGTTCTTGAACATAGATTAAATGATGATTTCCGGGGCCCTCCTAGGAAACAGATTGGCACAATTTTATGGTAAGTAGTACTTCTGTACATTGATCATTCCAATACAGACTCTGCATATATACTAATCTGTAGATTCTATGATTCATCTGCCttccttcttttatttttcaggtTTAGCTTCTCTACCATGTTTTTTGCTCATAGTAAGTCTTCTAATCTGGCATTGAATGTTGTGCTCCAACGTACAAAGAAATTCgtcttgaaattttttttgatcTTACAGGAGAAAATACTGTGAGCTTACTAGGGCGAATGGTGCTAATCATCTGGCTTTTTATAATTCTGATAATCAACTCGAGCTACACAGCTAGCCTGACATCAATGCTCACAGTACAACAATTATCTTCACCCATCACTGGAATCGATACCTTGATATCTAGCTTCGAGCCTATAGGATTCCAAGTAGGGTCTTTTGCTGAAAACTATTTGATCGAGGAACTCAACATCCCAAAATCTAGACTGGTTCCTCTTGGTTCACcagaagaatatgcaaatgccCTCAAGGAAAGAACTGTTGCTGCTGTGGTTGATGAAAGGCCTTATATAGAACTCTTCCTATCAGATAACTGCATGTTCTCAATCAGAGGGCCAGAATTCACCAAAAGTGGCTGGGGATTTGTGAGTACCTCAACATAATTGTTTTACGTCTTCCTATGCAAATACTTCACTCTTAATTTTCCAAACTTTAGTTTGCTGAATGGTTTATCAACTTGAACTTTTCTGCTTTGATGATTATCTAAATCATATTCTAGTACAGTAGATATGAAAGTATGAAACATACATGTACTTAATAAACTTGCTACGTACACAAGCTAATTAATTGGAAAATTTTCTATTGCTAAAGAATCTAACATGTTATGTTGCCGGACTTCAATTGCACTTTGATTGATCTGATAGAATCCTGTTAAAAGTATCTGGCAAGAAAGCAATATCGACTTTTTAATTACATGTCTCTAATTTTGTAGGCATTTCCAAGAGACTCTCCTTTAGCCATAGATATGTCAACTGCCATTCTCAACTTTGATTGATCTGATAGAATCCTGTTAAAAGTATCTGGCAAGAAAGCAATATCGACTTTTTAATTACATGTCTCTAATTTTGTAGGCATTTCCAAGAGACTCTCCTTTAGCCATAGATATGTCAACTGCCATTCTCACTCTATCAGAGAACGGTGAGCTTCAGCAAATTCATGACAAATGGCTATCAAGGAAGGCTTGTGCTTCACAAACCTCTGACGTCGAATCCGACCAGCTTCAACTACAAAGCTTCTGGGGAGTATTCCTAATAGTTGGCACTGCATGTTTCATTGCTCTAGTCATTCACTTTTCGTTGGCTTTTAGACAGTACCTCCGGCGTTCCCCTGAAGATGATCATCATTCTGATCTAGAGCCGTCTGGCCATGGCAGCACAAGTTCTGGTTCTACTGCAACACCCCGCCTCACGTTCTTGTCATTCATTGACGAAAAGAAAGATCAATCAAAAGATAACAAGTCAAAAAGAAAACGTGAGGAAATCATGGGAAAGTCATCTAATTGGCATGAAAAGGAAGATGTATCAAGGAATGTTAGTACATCCAAGAGAGTACAAGTGAACAAGTCTGAGATATCGCATATTTCTGATAATGATACTTGGTTAACTCGTTAAATCTTActatttgtttttttattttatttttttcgatGTGATCAATGTGTTGTTGAGATTTCTAATAAGAAGTGAAACATTTATATCATGGTACGCGCCTCTTTGCAGATCATTATATCTATCACTAAATTTGTTCATCCAAGTACCTGATTTGATTGAataagaataattaattaatctaaGTAATAGTTGTACAGAAGGCCAAACTATTCAAATTCTGAGCATGCACAATAACCACAATTAGTTTAAAAAACTAGTTTTTGTTGTGACATTTGAACACAATTAATCTAAATCTTGATAGCAATCTGATTTTCTATAAAGTTAAAGACTCAATTAAATGTGTCCAGATCGACAGACCATAGGAATAGTCTCAAATCGATCAAGCACTATAAATGCATGACAGTGATAAGAAACTTGATATACGTACAACACCTCATCCACTCTCCCTTAAACAGTCATGGGATTGCTTGCAAGATATGTTTTAATGCTAATCTTGCTCGCACTGTTCTTAACTGTGTGTGATGCTAATACAAAAGTGCATGTTAACATCACCAATGATTTAACTGGAAATGTCACGAGTTCATTGTGAAACATGGATCCGCGACCTTGGTGGTCAGGAGATCGCCCATGCATGGAGCTTCGTTCGAATTTAATTTTGAACAGAACTTGTTTACTAAAGAAAATGGAGTGCGATGTGCATTGGGATCAGGAGGCAATAGCTCACGTACAGCTTTGTTGCATACGAACATACAACAGAGACAAAACTGGTGCAGTTCGGGAGTTTGTTCGtggagtatatatatatgtatctataaCAACCAAGGAAGGGCTTTTGATTGCTATGTTTGGGCACTATAGTAGTTACTCTctagggttttttacttcaacagtgtctgaactcttcgaggacttttaaaatgatacctgaactttcaaagtgatcaaagtgatacctggactctaaTTTTCTTATCAACGGAATACCTACCGTCAATTTCCATCACGGAACCGTTATCCGGGGGCACGTGAGGTGCACGTGATCAAAAAAGTGAGGGCAAAACAGACTTTTTCTCCCAATTCCCCCTAAAATCGATCAAAAACTTAATTCCTTCCAAAGTTTGGAGGACATGAGGTTCGAACCCCCAACTTCTCTCACAACAACTCAACTCCCCACCACTGGAGCACGAACAGTTCTCATCATAATAGGCccaaactttatatttatactctttttaGCCGATACcgaataattatacaaaatataTAACCTTGGAAGACATGAGATTCGAACCCACAACCTCTTTCACAAGAGTTCAAGTCCACACCACTGGAGCACGAGCTGCCAGTGTTATAATCTCTACAAACTTTTTATTTATACTGTTCTTAGTTGATATTAAACACAAACAGAATCTTCTCTCTCCAGtcctgatcacctggtcagttgctgaccaggtgatcaggatcacttctctctctctctctctgtcatggTCTtcgacctttcttcttcttcttctgcgttTAGTTCCTGCAATTCTgcttcatctttttttcttttttcttcctccccaatccccatcAAATCATCATCAGATTAATCCCCATCAAATTAACACATATCAACATCAGATtaatcttcttttttcttctgcgTTTAGTTCCTGCACATTAGTCGGCGTCGGCGTAGGAAGTGGAGGCTGTGGGGGAGGAGGTGGGGAAGAGGTCAGAGGAGGCGAGGGAGTCGCGGCGGCCGGAGGAGGCGGGGGGAACGGGAGAGAAGAGAACGGGACGGGCGGCGTCGGAGGAGTGACGTGGCGGGGGGATCATGACGGGGGAGAGAGAGTTGCCGGAGGGGGAAATGTCGGAGACTGGAGGGGAGGAAGCGATGGGCTCCGGGGCGGCGAAGAACCCGACTTGGCAGACCTTCGGGTCGCTGACGAAGAAGCTGAAAGAAAgtagagggaagaagaagctttttttttttttttggtctgaagagGGGAGAAgaagctgaaaaagaaaaacaagaaagaaataaagcaaaaaaataaagaataaaaaataatttaaaaaaaaacttttgagggtaaattagtcttttacccttatttgtgcctcacgtggtcatagttaacagTTCCGTGATGGAAATTGACGGTAGGTATTCCGTTGATAAGAAAAttagagtccaggtatcactttgatcactttgaaagttcaggtatcattttaaaagtcctcgaagagttcagacactgttgaagtaaaaaacccttaCTCTCTATATGCTTGTACCTCATCTTCAATAATAAATCCAAAGAACTTCATTGTTCTTTGTGTGCTCAATTATATATTTCGTTTCAATGCATGCATTAATAATACTACATGATCTGTtgctaattaattattttcagGATGCATGGCGATTGAACTCTAGTAATGCATGTCACTAATTAAGTCGATCTCTTCAACAATGGTTCCAAAAACATTCTTCAATTGATTACAAGATTTATCTATTGTGAAGACAAATCAAGCAATGGGCCGTACTTAATTAATTTGATGATGACTGGCAAATCAAGATTTATTGGGTCTGTGAACGCAGAAGAGAGTAAAAAGCCGCGTAATGGCGGGTCCCAACCCCAACCCCAGCCGGCACCGCGACCCATTCTGTTCCATATCTTAGAAACAAATAAATAGTTTTCAAccgaaagaaaacaaatgagaaaaaaaaaactcgggGGCTCTGTTACAGAGCTTTCATGGCGTTTTGTGTTATTATACTCCAAATCTTTCTAAAGATTCTGAGCATCACAATCAAACTACAATGTGTTTGGAAACAGTTGTTTCATGGCGGTTGCTCTGTCTCTGAGGTTCTATTTTTTAGGCCACTGTAAATGACAGCCTAATCAACAGCCTGGAAAGGGTGGCGCGCACTAAAAAGCTTAAACCTTGGTGGGCTTCACGTTCTAGTGCAGACCCAATTCACTCTGCTGCAGAAAGCTTCAATCTTGCTCTCTCATAGAGGTAAGGGCTTTAACAAAGTTCGAATCTTTTTTCGGTTTATCTGTTTGTGTTGGTGAACTTGGATTAGTTTGAGTTTGGTCTACGTTGCAGCAAAAGTTAATGCTTTTATCTTTTTTGGCAATGCTAGGATTTTCCTACTTGGTATAGAAGAACTGGATTTTTGG is a genomic window containing:
- the LOC133736278 gene encoding glutamate receptor 3.2 isoform X1 produces the protein MNLVCLLAILIICIGRSTEGASRPAVVNIGAMFAVSTINGGVSKIAIKAAEEDVNADPSILSGTKFSVSIHDSNYSGFLSIIGALNYMESDTVAIIGPQTSVMAHIISHLANELHVPLLSFTALDPTLSSLQYPYFLQTAPNDQFQMNAVGDMVSYFGWKEVVALFTDDDQSRNGVTALGDKLAEKMHKISYKAVLPPDPTATRDQVKTELVKIQIMESRVIVLHTFSKTGLLVFDVAKELGMMESGYVWIATAWLSTVLDSTSPLPQKTKDSIEGALTLRPHTPDSKGKRAFISRWKKLSNGTRGLNPYALYAYDTVWIIAHAVNLLLDQGGTISFSNHASIPRYGGGIMNLSALSIFNGGKQLLENILQTNTTGLTGPLAFHSDRSLVNPSYDIINIIENGYQQIGYWSNSSGLSVVPPETAPNWSSSNQHLDAVVWPGGKTDKPRGWVFPNNGKQLIIGVPDRVSYRDFVSRQNGTDIAKGYCIDIFRAAIKLLPYAVPHRFELFGDGHKNPSYYDLVSNIASGKFDAAVGDIAIVANRTKIVDFTQPYIESGLVVVAPVRGSDARAWAFLKPFSPLMWGVTAAFFLIVGSVLWVLEHRLNDDFRGPPRKQIGTILWFSFSTMFFAHRENTVSLLGRMVLIIWLFIILIINSSYTASLTSMLTVQQLSSPITGIDTLISSFEPIGFQVGSFAENYLIEELNIPKSRLVPLGSPEEYANALKERTVAAVVDERPYIELFLSDNCMFSIRGPEFTKSGWGFAFPRDSPLAIDMSTAILTLSENGELQQIHDKWLSRKACASQTSDVESDQLQLQSFWGVFLIVGTACFIALVIHFSLAFRQYLRRSPEDDHHSDLEPSGHGSTSSGSTATPRLTFLSFIDEKKDQSKDNKSKRKREEIMGKSSNWHEKEDVSRNVSTSKRVQVNKSEISHISDNDTWLTR
- the LOC133736278 gene encoding glutamate receptor 3.2 isoform X3, which codes for MFAVSTINGGVSKIAIKAAEEDVNADPSILSGTKFSVSIHDSNYSGFLSIIGALNYMESDTVAIIGPQTSVMAHIISHLANELHVPLLSFTALDPTLSSLQYPYFLQTAPNDQFQMNAVGDMVSYFGWKEVVALFTDDDQSRNGVTALGDKLAEKMHKISYKAVLPPDPTATRDQVKTELVKIQIMESRVIVLHTFSKTGLLVFDVAKELGMMESGYVWIATAWLSTVLDSTSPLPQKTKDSIEGALTLRPHTPDSKGKRAFISRWKKLSNGTRGLNPYALYAYDTVWIIAHAVNLLLDQGGTISFSNHASIPRYGGGIMNLSALSIFNGGKQLLENILQTNTTGLTGPLAFHSDRSLVNPSYDIINIIENGYQQIGYWSNSSGLSVVPPETAPNWSSSNQHLDAVVWPGGKTDKPRGWVFPNNGKQLIIGVPDRVSYRDFVSRQNGTDIAKGYCIDIFRAAIKLLPYAVPHRFELFGDGHKNPSYYDLVSNIASGKFDAAVGDIAIVANRTKIVDFTQPYIESGLVVVAPVRGSDARAWAFLKPFSPLMWGVTAAFFLIVGSVLWVLEHRLNDDFRGPPRKQIGTILWFSFSTMFFAHRENTVSLLGRMVLIIWLFIILIINSSYTASLTSMLTVQQLSSPITGIDTLISSFEPIGFQVGSFAENYLIEELNIPKSRLVPLGSPEEYANALKERTVAAVVDERPYIELFLSDNCMFSIRGPEFTKSGWGFAFPRDSPLAIDMSTAILTLSENGELQQIHDKWLSRKACASQTSDVESDQLQLQSFWGVFLIVGTACFIALVIHFSLAFRQYLRRSPEDDHHSDLEPSGHGSTSSGSTATPRLTFLSFIDEKKDQSKDNKSKRKREEIMGKSSNWHEKEDVSRNVSTSKRVQVNKSEISHISDNDTWLTR
- the LOC133736278 gene encoding glutamate receptor 3.2 isoform X2, coding for MNLVCLLAILIICIGRSTEGASRPAVVNIGAMFAVSTINGGVSKIAIKAAEEDVNADPSILSGTKFSVSIHDSNYSGFLSIIGALNYMESDTVAIIGPQTSVMAHIISHLANELHVPLLSFTALDPTLSSLQYPYFLQTAPNDQFQMNAVGDMVSYFGWKEVVALFTDDDQSRNGVTALGDKLAEKMHKISYKAVLPPDPTATRDQVKTELVKIQIMESRVIVLHTFSKTGLLVFDVAKELGMMESGYVWIATAWLSTVLDSTSPLPQKTKDSIEGALTLRPHTPDSKGKRAFISRWKKLSNGTRGLNPYALYAYDTVWIIAHAVNLLLDQGGTISFSNHASIPRYGGGIMNLSALSIFNGGKQLLENILQTNTTGLTGPLAFHSDRSLVNPSYDIINIIENGYQQIGYWSNSSGLSVVPPETAPNWSSSNQHLDAVVWPGGKTDKPRGWVFPNNGKQLIIGVPDRVSYRDFVSRQNGTDIAKGYCIDIFRAAIKLLPYAVPHRFELFGDGHKNPSYYDLVSNIASGFDAAVGDIAIVANRTKIVDFTQPYIESGLVVVAPVRGSDARAWAFLKPFSPLMWGVTAAFFLIVGSVLWVLEHRLNDDFRGPPRKQIGTILWFSFSTMFFAHRENTVSLLGRMVLIIWLFIILIINSSYTASLTSMLTVQQLSSPITGIDTLISSFEPIGFQVGSFAENYLIEELNIPKSRLVPLGSPEEYANALKERTVAAVVDERPYIELFLSDNCMFSIRGPEFTKSGWGFAFPRDSPLAIDMSTAILTLSENGELQQIHDKWLSRKACASQTSDVESDQLQLQSFWGVFLIVGTACFIALVIHFSLAFRQYLRRSPEDDHHSDLEPSGHGSTSSGSTATPRLTFLSFIDEKKDQSKDNKSKRKREEIMGKSSNWHEKEDVSRNVSTSKRVQVNKSEISHISDNDTWLTR